A genomic region of Chryseobacterium sp. KACC 21268 contains the following coding sequences:
- a CDS encoding prephenate dehydrogenase has product MKISIIGTGLIGGSIALKLRDKKFTDFVYGIDQDEAHLNKALELKIIDEKADLENSVKNSELIIIAIPVDSARKILPSVLDLINENQTVMDVGSTKSGIVDSIKDHPNRKRFVAFHPMWGTENSGPKSATKESFAGKAAVICNREDSDADALAIVEKVIENLEMHPIYMNADAHDVHTAYISHISHITSYALANTVLEKEREEDTIFQLASSGFSSTVRLAKSHPEMWVPIFRQNKENVLDVLNEHITQLRKFKSALEKENFDYLEELITNANKIRGILDK; this is encoded by the coding sequence ATGAAAATTAGCATTATAGGAACTGGATTGATCGGTGGATCCATCGCATTGAAATTGAGAGATAAAAAATTCACAGATTTCGTTTACGGAATCGATCAGGACGAAGCTCACCTCAACAAAGCATTGGAATTAAAGATCATTGATGAAAAAGCAGACTTGGAAAACAGCGTGAAGAATTCCGAATTGATCATCATTGCCATTCCTGTAGATTCTGCGAGAAAAATATTGCCTTCGGTTTTGGATCTCATTAATGAAAATCAAACGGTGATGGACGTTGGTTCCACAAAATCTGGGATTGTAGATTCCATCAAAGATCACCCGAATAGAAAAAGATTTGTGGCATTTCACCCGATGTGGGGAACAGAAAACTCTGGTCCAAAATCTGCGACCAAAGAAAGTTTCGCAGGAAAAGCGGCCGTGATCTGCAACCGAGAAGATTCCGATGCCGATGCTTTGGCAATCGTTGAAAAAGTAATTGAGAATTTGGAAATGCACCCGATCTATATGAATGCCGATGCACACGATGTTCACACAGCTTACATCTCGCACATTTCCCACATTACATCTTACGCTTTGGCAAATACGGTTTTGGAAAAAGAACGCGAGGAAGACACAATCTTCCAGTTGGCGAGTTCCGGTTTTTCAAGTACGGTTCGTTTGGCAAAATCACATCCGGAAATGTGGGTTCCTATTTTCCGCCAGAACAAAGAAAATGTCTTAGACGTTTTGAATGAACATATTACGCAGCTAAGAAAGTTCAAATCTGCGTTGGAAAAGGAGAACTTTGATTATTTAGAAGAATTGATCA
- a CDS encoding cation:proton antiporter: MKKYRNIIFYVLTIAFFSCLMYWFFIQGKTLEIGENIAPSKATGATMWENFTDSFLANLHHPLALLLAQIVTIIMVAKLFGWICVKLKQPSVIGEMIAGIVLGPSLVGLYFPEFSAFMFPKESLPNLQFLSQIGLILFMYIVGMELDLSVLRKKAHDAVVISHASIIFPFALGIGLSYFIYKEFAPEGVQFSSFALFIAIAMSITAFPVLARIVQERNLHKTKIGTIVITCAAADDITAWCILAAVIAIVKAGSFSGSVFVILMAVLYVFLMIKLVKPFLTRIAESQKGKGFINKALVAVFFLVLIISSYATEVIGIHALFGAFMAGAIMPENVKFRNLFIEKVEDVALVLLLPLFFVFTGLRTQIGLLNDPYLWKIGGLIVLTAVIGKFVGSALTAKFLRISWKDSLTIGALMNTRGLTELIVLNIGYDLGVMGPELFAMMVIMALFTTFMTGPSLDLINYLFKGKKSMLEEDQDVNNEKYKVLLSFETPNAGRALLKFADNLTNKMNGNKSITAMNIAPVDELHAYDIENYEKELFEDVIETSNELKLEVTTLFKASTDIENDLINITNKGNYDLLLVMLGKSIYEGSLLGKLLGFTTKIINPEKLLNTVKGKSYIFNASPFDDFTLSILDKTNIPVGVMVNKKFESADKIFIPIFELNDFFLVEYAKRLINNNDSQVIILDAAGQIRKNTEIRELIRNIEHIAPNHITLYNEKTIEKDFLQSQDLMLISSKSWRNLIDSKSLWLSDIPSTLIISNP, from the coding sequence ATGAAAAAGTACAGGAATATTATTTTTTACGTTCTTACGATCGCCTTCTTTTCATGCTTGATGTATTGGTTTTTCATCCAGGGGAAAACTTTGGAAATTGGGGAAAACATTGCACCAAGCAAAGCAACAGGCGCAACGATGTGGGAAAACTTCACTGATTCTTTTCTTGCAAACCTTCACCATCCGTTGGCGCTTTTATTAGCACAGATTGTTACCATCATTATGGTAGCCAAACTTTTCGGATGGATCTGCGTAAAGCTGAAACAACCATCTGTCATTGGAGAAATGATTGCCGGTATTGTGCTCGGTCCGTCTTTGGTAGGACTTTATTTCCCTGAGTTTTCTGCTTTTATGTTCCCGAAAGAATCACTTCCGAATTTGCAGTTCTTAAGTCAGATTGGGTTGATTCTCTTTATGTATATTGTCGGAATGGAGCTGGATCTCAGTGTTCTTAGAAAAAAGGCGCACGATGCGGTCGTTATTAGTCACGCAAGTATCATTTTTCCATTTGCTTTAGGCATTGGACTTTCGTATTTCATTTATAAAGAATTTGCGCCGGAAGGTGTTCAGTTTAGCTCCTTTGCTCTATTTATTGCGATTGCGATGAGTATCACGGCTTTCCCGGTTTTGGCGAGAATCGTACAGGAGAGAAACCTTCATAAAACCAAGATTGGAACCATTGTAATTACTTGTGCAGCAGCAGATGATATCACGGCCTGGTGTATTTTGGCTGCAGTCATTGCGATTGTAAAAGCCGGATCTTTTTCAGGATCTGTGTTTGTTATTTTGATGGCAGTTCTCTACGTTTTCCTAATGATCAAATTGGTGAAACCTTTCTTAACCAGAATTGCAGAATCACAAAAAGGAAAAGGTTTCATCAACAAAGCTTTGGTTGCTGTATTTTTCTTAGTCCTAATTATTTCATCTTACGCAACAGAAGTTATTGGTATCCACGCATTGTTTGGTGCATTTATGGCCGGAGCAATTATGCCGGAGAATGTGAAATTCCGAAATCTTTTTATAGAGAAAGTTGAAGATGTTGCCTTGGTGCTGTTACTTCCTCTTTTCTTCGTTTTTACAGGACTAAGAACACAAATTGGTTTGCTTAATGATCCTTACCTATGGAAAATAGGCGGACTAATCGTACTGACAGCGGTCATCGGTAAATTTGTCGGCAGTGCATTGACGGCAAAATTCCTGCGGATCAGTTGGAAAGACAGTCTTACAATTGGTGCTCTGATGAACACCCGTGGATTGACAGAACTCATCGTACTAAACATTGGTTATGACCTTGGCGTTATGGGACCAGAATTGTTTGCAATGATGGTGATAATGGCACTTTTCACTACATTTATGACCGGACCGTCATTAGACTTGATCAATTATCTTTTCAAAGGGAAAAAATCAATGTTGGAAGAAGACCAAGATGTGAATAACGAAAAGTACAAAGTCCTTCTATCTTTTGAAACCCCCAATGCTGGACGCGCATTATTGAAATTTGCGGACAATCTGACGAACAAGATGAATGGCAACAAAAGCATCACCGCAATGAATATTGCTCCTGTTGATGAGCTTCACGCCTACGATATTGAAAATTACGAAAAAGAACTCTTTGAAGATGTGATTGAAACTTCGAATGAATTGAAATTGGAAGTCACTACCCTTTTCAAAGCTTCCACAGATATCGAAAACGACCTTATCAATATTACTAATAAAGGTAATTATGACCTGCTTCTTGTAATGCTTGGAAAATCCATTTACGAAGGAAGTTTGCTCGGAAAGCTTCTCGGATTCACGACCAAGATCATCAATCCTGAGAAACTTTTGAATACTGTAAAAGGAAAATCCTACATCTTCAATGCATCGCCTTTTGACGATTTCACACTGAGCATTCTCGACAAAACGAATATTCCTGTGGGTGTAATGGTGAATAAAAAATTTGAAAGTGCAGACAAGATTTTCATCCCAATTTTTGAGTTAAATGATTTTTTCTTGGTGGAATATGCGAAACGATTGATCAATAACAATGATTCACAAGTGATTATTTTGGATGCTGCTGGACAAATCAGAAAGAACACGGAAATCCGCGAATTGATCAGAAACATCGAACATATTGCGCCAAACCACATCACGCTTTACAACGAGAAAACGATTGAAAAAGATTTCCTACAAAGCCAAGATCTGATGTTGATCAGCAGCAAGAGCTGGAGAAACCTCATCGATTCCAAAAGTCTTTGGTTGTCCGACATTCCATCGACGTTGATCATTTCAAATCCATAA
- a CDS encoding response regulator transcription factor: protein MIKCVILDDELLAISYLKLLCDELNVEVVKAFNNPKVFLQEIDNIDCDLCILDIEMPGLNGLRVAELIKGKKIIFTTAYKEYAAEAFDLDVIDYVRKPIKKERLHQAFEKAEKLITDQEKNNFFEWNTNLGKTVIFTNQIVYIKTSEIDSRDKDISLKNGSEIILKNLSFKHLSELLPQKHFVQINKKEMVNVKHIKIFSSSEIILDINSTDGNPLKLTVSEVYRNSLMDKF, encoded by the coding sequence ATGATAAAATGCGTTATACTGGATGATGAATTGCTGGCAATCAGTTACCTGAAACTGCTGTGTGATGAGCTGAATGTGGAGGTTGTAAAAGCATTCAACAATCCCAAAGTTTTTCTTCAGGAAATTGACAATATCGACTGTGATCTTTGCATTCTCGACATCGAAATGCCCGGACTGAATGGCCTGCGGGTTGCTGAACTGATTAAAGGTAAAAAAATCATTTTCACGACGGCGTACAAAGAATATGCAGCTGAAGCTTTTGATCTGGATGTGATAGATTATGTCCGAAAACCAATTAAAAAAGAACGCCTTCACCAGGCTTTCGAAAAGGCAGAAAAACTAATTACCGATCAGGAAAAAAATAATTTCTTCGAATGGAACACCAACCTTGGTAAAACCGTGATTTTCACAAACCAGATTGTTTACATCAAAACATCCGAAATAGACAGCCGCGACAAGGACATCTCACTTAAAAACGGCTCAGAAATCATTCTTAAAAATCTTAGTTTCAAACATTTATCAGAATTATTACCGCAAAAACATTTTGTTCAGATCAACAAAAAAGAAATGGTAAATGTGAAGCACATCAAGATATTTTCATCGTCCGAAATCATTCTCGATATCAACTCTACAGATGGAAATCCGCTCAAACTGACGGTCAGTGAAGTTTATCGAAATTCTTTGATGGACAAATTCTAA
- a CDS encoding histidine kinase — MNGRNLLLPDYFLFGGIFAIFLLIVLSFFLYGRYKTAKTKNKILEENYKVIEKKLDNVRLDHIETKLNPHLFKNILNSVQSHAYQTYISLDKLANILDYILYESSNKYVSAKAELDFAMSLIDINKIKINPLFDLRIKTKIDKEDSIYSEKIFAPLISVDLIENAFKHTDFLAQDSFISINLSLENRQFEMKVSNKISEKTPMQKENSGFGSGSFDQRLKMIYKSHYKLTKSINNDIYTAHLKINLGEFYDKMRYTG; from the coding sequence ATGAATGGCAGAAATCTATTACTCCCGGACTATTTTCTATTCGGAGGAATTTTCGCCATATTTCTTCTGATTGTTCTGTCGTTTTTTCTCTATGGAAGATACAAGACGGCTAAAACCAAGAACAAAATCCTGGAGGAAAATTACAAAGTCATCGAGAAAAAGCTGGACAATGTAAGACTGGATCACATCGAGACCAAACTCAATCCTCATCTTTTCAAAAATATTCTGAATTCTGTTCAGTCGCACGCCTATCAAACTTATATTTCGCTTGACAAATTGGCGAACATTCTGGACTACATCCTCTACGAAAGCAGCAACAAATACGTCAGCGCAAAAGCAGAACTGGACTTTGCTATGAGTTTGATTGACATTAATAAAATCAAAATTAACCCACTCTTCGACCTTCGAATCAAAACTAAAATTGACAAAGAAGATTCGATCTATTCCGAGAAAATATTCGCACCTTTGATTTCTGTTGACTTGATAGAAAACGCCTTTAAACACACCGATTTTTTGGCTCAGGACTCCTTCATTTCTATTAATTTAAGTCTGGAAAACCGACAGTTTGAAATGAAAGTCAGCAATAAAATCTCCGAAAAAACCCCAATGCAAAAGGAAAACAGCGGTTTCGGAAGCGGTTCTTTTGACCAACGCCTGAAGATGATTTATAAAAGTCATTACAAACTGACAAAAAGCATTAACAACGATATTTACACCGCACATTTAAAAATAAATCTGGGAGAATTCTATGATAAAATGCGTTATACTGGATGA
- a CDS encoding alanine dehydrogenase codes for MSSTSTIFTPFTEEDLIPKEEKLEVVKKGKTFSIGIPKETCLNEKRTCIIPDAVQILVNNGHKVIIEAGTGLGSHYSDLLYSEAGAEITNDPKVAFAQDLVLKINPPTEEEIEYLRPMTYLISALQINLRDKDYFLKLACKKVNAIAFEFIMDEYKQLSLVRLIGEIAGSVSILYASELLAMSNGLMLGGITGVRPTEVVILGAGIVGEFATKAAIGLGASVKVFDNSLSKLRRLHTLVDSRVPTSIIDPKELTKSLRRADVVIGALPRLNLPPIVTEDMVMKMKKGSVIIDITIDNGKVIETSELTTTENPFVVKHGVIHCGLPNLTSKMPRTTTKAVSNFFLSYLLGYDEEGGFENMLIHKAEIKQSLYMYKGRHTKQLICNRFDLPYHDINLLIF; via the coding sequence ATGAGCAGTACATCTACCATATTTACGCCTTTTACCGAGGAAGATCTGATTCCTAAGGAAGAGAAACTTGAAGTTGTAAAAAAAGGAAAAACATTCAGCATAGGGATTCCAAAAGAAACTTGTCTGAACGAAAAAAGAACCTGCATCATCCCGGATGCTGTTCAGATTTTGGTAAACAATGGACATAAGGTCATCATCGAAGCCGGAACTGGCTTGGGTTCACATTACTCTGATCTTTTATATTCCGAAGCTGGCGCAGAAATCACCAACGATCCAAAAGTCGCCTTTGCTCAGGATCTTGTTTTAAAAATAAATCCGCCCACAGAAGAGGAAATCGAGTATCTAAGACCGATGACTTACTTGATTTCGGCTTTGCAGATCAACCTTAGAGATAAGGATTATTTCCTGAAACTAGCTTGTAAAAAAGTCAATGCAATCGCTTTTGAATTCATTATGGATGAGTACAAGCAGTTGTCGTTAGTAAGATTAATCGGAGAAATTGCAGGAAGTGTTTCTATATTATATGCATCCGAACTTTTGGCGATGTCAAACGGATTGATGCTTGGCGGAATCACTGGTGTTCGTCCAACAGAAGTTGTGATTTTAGGCGCAGGAATCGTTGGTGAATTTGCTACGAAAGCGGCAATCGGACTTGGTGCGAGTGTGAAAGTGTTTGATAATTCACTTTCAAAACTCCGAAGACTTCACACATTAGTTGACAGCCGCGTTCCGACATCGATTATAGATCCCAAAGAATTGACAAAATCATTAAGAAGAGCCGACGTTGTCATAGGCGCTTTGCCAAGACTTAATCTTCCACCAATCGTAACCGAAGATATGGTGATGAAAATGAAAAAAGGAAGCGTCATCATTGATATTACAATTGATAACGGAAAAGTGATCGAAACTTCTGAATTGACGACGACCGAAAACCCTTTCGTTGTAAAACATGGCGTCATCCACTGCGGACTTCCAAATTTGACTTCAAAAATGCCGAGAACGACTACGAAGGCGGTCAGCAATTTCTTCCTAAGTTATCTTTTAGGTTACGACGAGGAAGGAGGTTTTGAAAATATGCTGATTCATAAAGCTGAGATCAAACAATCACTTTACATGTACAAAGGAAGACACACCAAACAGTTGATTTGCAACAGATTTGACCTTCCTTATCACGATATTAATCTACTGATTTTCTAA
- the tsaE gene encoding tRNA (adenosine(37)-N6)-threonylcarbamoyltransferase complex ATPase subunit type 1 TsaE: protein MKFSITTLEEWKDVVAQIIPQIKHPILLLKGNLGAGKTTFSQFLLKELGSTDEISSPTYSIVNEYDTPKGKVFHFDLYRLKSVDEAYDFGIEEYLDNCYLSIIEWPEIYMDELDGYDFHQMTITNTESAREIEFN from the coding sequence ATGAAATTCTCTATCACTACTCTTGAAGAATGGAAAGACGTTGTTGCTCAAATCATTCCCCAGATCAAACATCCTATTCTATTATTAAAAGGAAATCTGGGCGCAGGGAAAACGACTTTTTCTCAATTTCTACTTAAAGAATTAGGAAGCACAGACGAAATATCCTCGCCAACCTACTCTATCGTCAATGAATATGATACGCCTAAAGGAAAAGTTTTCCATTTTGATCTCTATCGATTGAAATCTGTTGATGAAGCTTATGATTTCGGAATTGAGGAATATCTGGACAATTGTTATCTTTCAATCATTGAATGGCCGGAGATTTATATGGATGAACTGGACGGTTACGATTTTCATCAAATGACGATTACGAATACAGAATCCGCAAGAGAGATCGAATTTAATTAA
- the dnaG gene encoding DNA primase, with protein sequence MITKETIDQIFSTIRVEEIIGEYVQLKRAGSNFKGLSPFHEEKSPSFVVSPSKQIWKDFSTGKGGTAISFLMEIENFTYPEALRHAAKKYGIEIKEDVKEYSEEQIQAQTERDILYKIHEIANDFFQTQLWESEEGQMIAYSYFKERELRDDIIKKFQLGYSPEKKNAFTEFALDKAYSKEILEKSGLSIFPENTPSGIDRFRDRVVFPIHSFSGRVLGFGARILKNNVKTAKYLNSPETEIYHKSNVLYGLNQGKQAISRKNLCLLVEGYMDVVSLHQSGIENVVASSGTSLTTEQIKLIKRLTENVTILFDGDNAGIKASFRSIDMLLSEGMNIRVLLFPDGDDPDSFARKHPQDYVENFIDKEAKDFIDFKAEILLKEANDDPIKKAEAIRDIVKSVAFVKNDLKREVYLKEVSNKFGLSEQSLFNELQIHKNSAEQERKPSSFQEKQAPQKLEVVQEISETINPLLMLEEKLVDLMLKYGDLVLNRKDHEGNEYQITVIEEILNHLEEDECEIQLNINQKIISEIKEGIEKKELRSGKFFFNFMDEEVSGKLANALIDNYQTSNWNQYNIYFSSEEEVLPKMVSDIVLRHKREYVVKIINDLKHSLNTEEDGTPIYQQIILLTQLKNNLDKELFRIL encoded by the coding sequence TTGATCACAAAAGAAACCATAGACCAGATTTTTTCGACCATCCGAGTTGAGGAGATCATCGGCGAATACGTCCAACTGAAAAGAGCTGGCTCCAACTTCAAGGGTTTGAGTCCTTTTCACGAGGAAAAATCACCGAGTTTTGTCGTTTCTCCGAGCAAACAGATTTGGAAGGATTTCTCAACGGGAAAGGGTGGAACCGCCATTTCTTTCTTGATGGAAATCGAGAATTTCACTTATCCAGAAGCACTTCGACACGCTGCGAAAAAGTACGGGATCGAGATCAAGGAAGATGTAAAAGAATATTCCGAAGAACAGATCCAAGCGCAGACCGAGCGAGACATTCTGTACAAGATCCACGAGATTGCCAACGATTTTTTTCAAACGCAGCTTTGGGAATCTGAGGAAGGTCAAATGATCGCCTATTCTTACTTTAAAGAAAGAGAACTTCGAGATGATATTATCAAGAAATTCCAACTAGGATATTCTCCAGAGAAGAAAAATGCCTTCACCGAATTTGCGCTCGATAAGGCTTATTCCAAAGAAATATTAGAAAAATCAGGACTTTCAATCTTTCCAGAAAACACACCTTCTGGAATTGATAGATTCCGTGATCGTGTGGTCTTTCCAATTCACAGCTTCTCAGGAAGAGTTCTAGGTTTTGGCGCAAGGATTCTCAAGAATAATGTCAAAACGGCAAAATATCTCAATTCGCCAGAAACCGAGATTTACCATAAATCAAACGTCCTTTATGGTCTAAATCAAGGCAAGCAAGCGATTTCCAGAAAGAATCTCTGTCTTTTGGTCGAAGGTTATATGGACGTGGTTTCCCTTCATCAAAGTGGAATTGAAAATGTGGTTGCAAGTTCTGGAACGTCTTTGACAACGGAGCAAATTAAACTAATAAAACGCCTCACCGAAAACGTAACCATTCTCTTCGATGGTGATAATGCGGGAATCAAAGCGAGTTTCCGAAGCATCGATATGTTGCTTTCGGAAGGAATGAATATCCGCGTTTTGCTTTTTCCAGACGGCGATGATCCGGATTCTTTCGCAAGAAAACATCCTCAAGATTACGTTGAGAATTTCATCGACAAAGAAGCGAAAGATTTCATCGATTTTAAGGCTGAGATTCTTCTCAAAGAAGCCAATGATGATCCTATCAAAAAAGCAGAAGCCATTCGAGACATCGTGAAGTCGGTAGCTTTTGTAAAAAACGATTTGAAGCGTGAAGTTTATCTGAAAGAAGTTTCAAATAAATTTGGTCTCAGCGAGCAAAGTTTGTTCAATGAACTTCAAATCCATAAAAATTCAGCGGAGCAGGAGAGAAAACCTTCATCGTTTCAAGAGAAACAAGCGCCTCAGAAATTAGAAGTCGTTCAGGAAATTTCAGAAACCATCAATCCGCTTTTGATGCTCGAGGAGAAGTTGGTGGATCTGATGTTGAAATATGGCGACCTCGTTCTCAACAGAAAAGACCACGAAGGCAACGAATATCAGATCACGGTCATCGAAGAGATCCTCAATCATCTAGAAGAAGACGAATGTGAAATTCAGCTCAACATCAATCAAAAAATAATTTCCGAGATCAAAGAAGGAATTGAAAAAAAAGAGTTGCGTTCTGGTAAATTCTTCTTCAATTTTATGGACGAGGAAGTTTCCGGCAAATTGGCCAATGCGCTTATCGATAATTATCAGACCAGCAATTGGAATCAATACAATATCTATTTCAGCTCCGAGGAAGAAGTGCTTCCAAAAATGGTTTCTGACATCGTTTTGAGACACAAAAGAGAATATGTGGTGAAAATCATCAATGACCTCAAACATTCGCTTAATACAGAGGAAGATGGAACGCCGATCTACCAGCAAATAATCCTTCTGACTCAACTGAAGAACAACTTAGACAAAGAATTATTTCGTATTTTGTGA
- the clpP gene encoding ATP-dependent Clp endopeptidase proteolytic subunit ClpP — MDIKKEFRDFSVKHLGNNGLVTDQYMGMFNPTNLTPYIMEERRMNVAQMDVFSRLMMDRIIFLGTGIDDQVANIVTAQLLFLESSDSAKDIQIYINSPGGSVYAGLGIYDTMQIIKPNVATICTGIAASMGAVLLVAGEKGKRSALKHSRVMIHQPSGGAQGVASDMEINLREMLKLKKELYDIISDHSGQTYEWVEKASDRDYWMTSTEAKEYGMVDEVLERKP; from the coding sequence ATGGACATTAAAAAAGAATTCAGAGATTTCTCAGTAAAACATTTGGGAAACAACGGTCTGGTAACCGATCAATATATGGGAATGTTTAACCCGACCAACCTGACACCTTACATTATGGAGGAGCGTAGAATGAACGTTGCGCAGATGGACGTTTTCTCCCGATTGATGATGGACAGGATCATTTTCCTTGGAACAGGCATCGATGACCAAGTGGCAAACATCGTGACAGCACAGTTGCTTTTCTTGGAAAGTTCTGACTCGGCGAAAGATATTCAGATCTACATCAATTCCCCTGGAGGAAGCGTTTACGCAGGATTGGGAATCTATGATACGATGCAGATCATCAAGCCAAACGTAGCAACCATCTGTACAGGGATCGCAGCCTCAATGGGCGCAGTGCTTTTAGTTGCAGGTGAAAAAGGAAAACGTTCCGCCTTGAAGCACTCAAGAGTGATGATCCACCAGCCAAGCGGCGGCGCACAAGGTGTAGCTTCCGATATGGAGATCAACCTGAGAGAGATGTTGAAGTTGAAAAAAGAACTTTATGACATCATTTCCGACCACTCCGGACAAACTTATGAATGGGTGGAGAAAGCCTCAGACAGAGACTACTGGATGACCTCTACCGAAGCCAAAGAATACGGCATGGTAGACGAAGTTCTAGAAAGAAAACCTTAA
- a CDS encoding dipeptidase encodes MSTTQTYINENKQRFLDELFDILRIASISADPAYKSEVLKCADEVARHLKVAGADNVEILETKGYPIVFGEKVIDTNLPTVLVYGHYDVQPADPLELWTSDPFEPVVKTTELHPEGAIFARGSADDKGQFFMHVKAFEAMMKTDSLPCNVKFLIEGEEEVGSASLGDFLEDNKEKLSCDVILISDTHIYSNEQPTVTTGLRGLSYVEVEVEGPNRDLHSGLYGGAVPNPINVLSKMIGELIDEKGHITIDGFYDNVLVVSDEDRKEMNKLKDDPEAYKKSINLNDIQGEEGYTTLERASIRPTLDVNGIWGGYTGEGAKTVIASKAFAKISMRLVPNQTPEEITEKFTKYFEKIAPKSVKVKVTPHHGGMPYVLESDTKEFLAAKKAMEKAFGKEVLPYRSGGSIPITSLFEKVLGAKSVLMGFGLDSDAIHSPNEHYGLYNYYKGIESIPYFFEFYAKG; translated from the coding sequence ATGAGCACAACCCAAACATACATCAACGAAAACAAACAACGTTTTCTGGACGAACTTTTCGACATTCTTAGAATCGCTTCCATAAGCGCAGATCCAGCCTACAAATCAGAAGTCCTGAAATGTGCAGACGAAGTGGCAAGACATCTGAAAGTAGCCGGCGCAGACAACGTAGAGATTCTTGAAACCAAAGGTTATCCAATCGTTTTCGGAGAGAAGGTTATCGATACGAACCTACCAACCGTTTTGGTCTACGGACATTATGATGTTCAACCGGCCGATCCATTGGAGTTATGGACAAGCGATCCATTCGAGCCAGTTGTGAAAACGACCGAACTTCATCCGGAAGGCGCAATCTTCGCAAGAGGTTCTGCCGATGACAAAGGTCAATTCTTTATGCACGTCAAAGCGTTCGAAGCAATGATGAAAACAGATTCTTTGCCTTGTAATGTCAAGTTTTTGATAGAAGGTGAGGAGGAAGTTGGTTCTGCAAGTTTAGGTGATTTTCTTGAAGATAATAAAGAGAAATTAAGTTGCGATGTGATTTTGATTTCCGACACGCATATTTATTCTAATGAGCAACCAACTGTCACAACAGGTTTAAGAGGTCTAAGTTATGTGGAAGTTGAGGTAGAAGGTCCAAACCGTGACCTGCATTCTGGACTTTACGGTGGCGCAGTTCCAAATCCAATCAACGTCTTATCAAAAATGATTGGAGAATTAATCGATGAAAAAGGACACATCACAATCGACGGTTTTTATGACAATGTTTTGGTCGTTTCAGATGAAGACAGAAAAGAAATGAACAAACTGAAAGATGACCCAGAAGCTTACAAGAAATCGATTAATCTTAATGATATTCAAGGAGAGGAAGGTTACACAACTTTGGAAAGAGCGTCAATTAGACCAACTTTAGATGTCAACGGAATCTGGGGCGGTTACACAGGTGAAGGTGCAAAAACTGTGATTGCTTCCAAAGCTTTTGCTAAGATCTCAATGAGATTGGTTCCAAACCAAACACCAGAAGAGATCACGGAAAAGTTCACAAAATACTTTGAAAAGATCGCTCCAAAAAGTGTGAAAGTAAAAGTGACGCCTCACCACGGCGGAATGCCTTACGTTTTGGAAAGCGATACCAAAGAATTTTTAGCCGCAAAAAAAGCAATGGAAAAGGCTTTCGGAAAAGAAGTTTTGCCTTATAGAAGTGGCGGAAGTATTCCAATTACGTCGTTGTTCGAGAAAGTTCTTGGCGCGAAATCTGTATTAATGGGATTCGGTTTGGATTCTGATGCGATCCACTCACCAAACGAACATTATGGACTTTACAACTATTACAAAGGAATAGAAAGTATCCCTTATTTCTTTGAATTTTACGCAAAAGGATAA